The nucleotide sequence ATAAGATCTATGGTGCTAAAGTTGTCAGTTGAAAAATAAGCGTTGCCACTTTGAGGCCCTATATCGATATCTCCCAAATCAATATAATGTAGCGATACCGTAAAGTTAACATCCTTTGTCCAGATCACTTCCGTACCAATACTAAAACCTAAGCTTATTTCACTGCTGTCTGAGCTCTCTTCGGTATAATTATAAGCATTACGGACTTTAGCTAAAATATTATGCTGTAACGATTCTATACTTACACCTACAAATGGCTTTAGACTTTCAGTTTCTAGAGCTAATATACTGTAATACAAGTCAAAACGAACAGATTGTGTATTAACGTCTAAGCGAAAGTGACCTGGGAGGTTATTATGATTATGATATTCATCTAGGTCGAGCTCTCCTACATCCCCATTTAAATCAAATCTATAACGGTAACTATAAGATAATTCTGCACGCCAATTTTCATTATAATATCCAAGAGATAACAAAGCACCACCAACAATATCAGAAGTGTTATTATCGTTTTTATCATGATTTTGATCTGTGTAGAGAATTAATGGCTCTTGATAGCTTCCCTTTACTTTGCCATTCCTGATACTAGCATGGCCAACGATCAGCTTAGGTGAAATATAAAAACCGCTATCGCTCTCTTGACTAGCGTAGGTATTTAGTGATGAAACGACGAGCATAGATACTAAGAAGTACTTCAAGAAAATTACTTTCAACATATTAATTATTTTATTTTTTTTATAAATTGATGTATAGATAATAGTCTATTTTTTACTTCAAATAAATAGCGTCATACAGGAGTAAATATGCGTCTTATTTAACCTATATATTCTAGGTTATAAGCCCATTATAAACGCTGTAAAACACTATTTATCTTTAACTCTAAATAAGAACGCCGATTAAATGGCACTCGACTTAACGATAATTAAAGCTATTTCTTCAGGCTTAAACGCTTCTTTCCTGTTGATGTAGTGGTTGGTTTTTTCACATCGATGCGAGTTAATTTTCTTGGTACAGCTGTATTTGCTTTTGACTCAATGGTTTTATTGGCATGTTTAATCGTTGTGATATCGACCTTTTCAGCGGCAATACTATCTTGAGACTCATCAAAGGTCTCAGTATAGATCCCTCTGTTACTTTCAACAAAGTCATCATCAAGCGCTGTTTTACGAGAACCCGCCACTGCTGTATTGATCTCAGCCATTTCGTTTGCGGTTAAGTCACGCCATTGTCCTGGGCGTAAGTTACCTAATTCAACATTCATAATGCGTGAGCGCTGAAGTTCAGTCACTTCATAATCAAGATGTTCACACATACGACGAATTTGACGATTCAAACCTTGAGTTAAGATAATACGAAAAACAAATTTACTTTCAGGTGTAACAATACAAGGCTTGGTAATAGTGCCTAAAATAGGCACGCCTTTCGACATACGCTCAACAAAGCGCTCGCTGATCGGCTTATCTACCTTAACGATATATTCTTTATCATGAGCATTTTCTGCACGCAGTATTTTATTAACAATATCACCATCACTAGTGAGGAAGATGAGGCCTTCAGATGGTTTATCTAAACGGCCAATCGGAAATATTCGCTTAGTATGGCCAATAGCATCAATGATATTACCTTTAATGTGTCGTTCAGTAGTACATGTAATACCAATCGGCTTGTTGTAAGCGATATAAACTCGATCTGTGCGATTACTGTCACTGGCTTTGATCTCATTACCGTCAACACAAACTTTATCACCTGATAAAACTTTAGTGCCAAGCTCTGGTATTTTGCCATTAATCGTTACTCGATTGTTCTCGATTAATTTGTCAGCAAATCGACGCGAGCAATATCCTGAATCACTAATATATTTGTTTAGACGTTTTTCGTAACTTGACACGGGCTGTCCTAAATAAAGCAGTGGTAACTGCAAACTTTAAAGTTGATTAATAGTATTTTACCTAAATTTCGTCACACTGTAGAGTAATGTTATTAAAAGCTGTTAATAATTCAATAAACAAAGGTATAAAAATGAAAATTATCGCATTTGGTGCAAGCTCAAGCCGTAAATCAATTAATAAACAACTTGCTACGTATGCTGCTAACTTAGCCGCAGCAACTCAAAAAAATAGTACCGTTGAGGTACTCGATTTAAATGATTTTGAATTACCATTATTTAGCCAAGATAAAGAAGAGGAGCTTGGTCAACCTGAAGCGGCTAAAGCTTTTTACAAAAAATTAGGTGAAAGTGATGTCATTATTATTTCATTTGCTGAGCATAACGGTAGCTACACTGCAGCCTATAAAAATTTATTTGATTGGGCGTCACGTATTAATCAAAAAGTTTTTCAAAATAAATCCATGCTATTACTAGCAACATCTCCTGGACCCGGCGGTGCTGGCAGTGTATTAACAGCGGCGGCAGGCTCTGCATTTTACTTTGCTGGTGATGTAAAGGCGACGCTATCTATACCCAGTTTTTTTGATAACTTTGATATGGAAAATGCTAAATTAAACAATGAGGAGTTACAGCTGCAATTACAAGATGCTGTTAATCGTTTACTTAGCTAAATTTACGAAACAATAAAAATTAAAATAAAATCTAAAGAGCGTATTACTAACTTTAGGTTTTATCTTAAATTTAATCCTCGCTAAGATTTTTTTTCACATTTTGATTTACAATAACATTCGGCTGTTTAGGTTTACTCTCTACGGTAACTTTTGCCCCGCGATTACTAACAGAGAATACGCTACAAGCTG is from Colwellia sp. Arc7-635 and encodes:
- a CDS encoding outer membrane beta-barrel protein, with translation MLKVIFLKYFLVSMLVVSSLNTYASQESDSGFYISPKLIVGHASIRNGKVKGSYQEPLILYTDQNHDKNDNNTSDIVGGALLSLGYYNENWRAELSYSYRYRFDLNGDVGELDLDEYHNHNNLPGHFRLDVNTQSVRFDLYYSILALETESLKPFVGVSIESLQHNILAKVRNAYNYTEESSDSSEISLGFSIGTEVIWTKDVNFTVSLHYIDLGDIDIGPQSGNAYFSTDNFSTIDLMFGVNYYF
- the rluF gene encoding 23S rRNA pseudouridine(2604) synthase RluF — protein: MSSYEKRLNKYISDSGYCSRRFADKLIENNRVTINGKIPELGTKVLSGDKVCVDGNEIKASDSNRTDRVYIAYNKPIGITCTTERHIKGNIIDAIGHTKRIFPIGRLDKPSEGLIFLTSDGDIVNKILRAENAHDKEYIVKVDKPISERFVERMSKGVPILGTITKPCIVTPESKFVFRIILTQGLNRQIRRMCEHLDYEVTELQRSRIMNVELGNLRPGQWRDLTANEMAEINTAVAGSRKTALDDDFVESNRGIYTETFDESQDSIAAEKVDITTIKHANKTIESKANTAVPRKLTRIDVKKPTTTSTGKKRLSLKK
- a CDS encoding NAD(P)H-dependent oxidoreductase: MKIIAFGASSSRKSINKQLATYAANLAAATQKNSTVEVLDLNDFELPLFSQDKEEELGQPEAAKAFYKKLGESDVIIISFAEHNGSYTAAYKNLFDWASRINQKVFQNKSMLLLATSPGPGGAGSVLTAAAGSAFYFAGDVKATLSIPSFFDNFDMENAKLNNEELQLQLQDAVNRLLS